The Microbulbifer sp. YPW1 genome contains the following window.
GCGGCGATCCATCCGTCATTGTTATGCGCTGAAACTGTGGGCACTGGGTGGATTACTGCTCGGTAGCTTTGCGGCGTTGCTGGGACGCAATGCCATCTGGGTCTGCACCTATTCCATTGAATCCACGGTGTTGCACCATCTGGGATGGCAGCTGGAATTTCTCGATCTTCACGATCGCGAAGTCTTCGATGCGGTGCAGAGTATTCAGGCGGATGAAGAGGAGCACCGGGACAAGGGGCTCAAGTACGGCACCAGCCCGGATGCGCACCGGTGTATTTTCTGGGTGGTGCGCCGGGCTACGGAGTTTGCAATCTGGCTGTCCACCAAGCTCTGAAAATGCGATTGCCGGTTCCGGTCCGGCAATCGCTTTAGACGGTGGTTAGTTGATGAATCAGCGTTCGGCCCGCTCTGAAGGCAGTGGAATAAACCGCACCAGTAGTAGTTTGTAAATCAGTGCTCCGCCGATCAGCATGAAAAGCAGGTAGCGACCGGCCAGCTCGGTCGTTGCCAGGCTGACCTCCAGTATGGATGGAACAACACCGGCCGCAGTAATCGTTACCAGCACCGCGCCGATGCGGATCAGCGAGCGATAGAGCGTGCGCTGGGTCCTCCTGGCAATCGCCAGTCCCGCATAAAAAATAATGGTACATGTGGCTGCGATTATTAATGCGCTTACGATCATCGACTTCTCCCTGTTTGAAAATATCCCTTGATGTCGGCGCGTATTGTTCTGCTGAACTTCGCCACCGTCAAACTGGTACGTATTTTCAAACTGGGCTGTTGCCGGCTGTTCGCTAAAAGTATTCGCGGAAAGGCGCGGGAGAAGGCAGGGAAAGGGGAAATGCAGGAGATGGCGACCGGCTGCATAGCGGCCGCCTCACATTCAGTCGGGCGAGATGCTTTGGTAAACGACAGGCTCAGGGCAGCGGTCGTGTGCGTCCGCGGTCGTCTATGGCGACGAAGACAAATTCGCCCTCGGTCACTTTCACCTGTTCGCCGGTGTCTACCCGGGTGAGCCACACTTCCACCATGGTTTTTATGGAGGAGCGCCCGACTTCCACGGCCTCGGCATAACAGCTCACGGTGGAGCCTACCGGTACCGGGCGCAGGAACACCATGCTGCCGACGGCGACGGTGGTCACGCGACCGCGGGCGATGCCCTGGGCGAGGATGGCACCGGCCACGTCCATCTGTGACATCAGCCAGCCGGCAAATACGTCACCCTGAGGATTGGTATCCCGGGGCATGGACTGGGTTTGCAGGGTCAGGGTACCGCTGGGTTGCGGCTCTTCATCTATGGCGGACATCGCAGGTGCTCACATTCTT
Protein-coding sequences here:
- a CDS encoding demethoxyubiquinone hydroxylase family protein, producing METTAAPAVTREVERILRVDHAGEYGAIHIYRAQRFIARRFYPDIVSEFDEMLAHERGHFRRFDEILRRRSIRHCYALKLWALGGLLLGSFAALLGRNAIWVCTYSIESTVLHHLGWQLEFLDLHDREVFDAVQSIQADEEEHRDKGLKYGTSPDAHRCIFWVVRRATEFAIWLSTKL
- a CDS encoding acyl-CoA thioesterase — protein: MSAIDEEPQPSGTLTLQTQSMPRDTNPQGDVFAGWLMSQMDVAGAILAQGIARGRVTTVAVGSMVFLRPVPVGSTVSCYAEAVEVGRSSIKTMVEVWLTRVDTGEQVKVTEGEFVFVAIDDRGRTRPLP